Proteins encoded within one genomic window of Paraburkholderia sp. HP33-1:
- a CDS encoding ShlB/FhaC/HecB family hemolysin secretion/activation protein encodes MRGPARRMAAAHRAVRRRRVIVALAAWLPAWAPELHAQVSPNLSPGALPNAGSVLREQQQQIPPPPPAGIQLQIAPQRTPVPSGQPGGIRFAVSGFELSGNTVIATSTLLALVQDETGPARSLDDLDAAAARITAYYRAHGYLVAQAYVPPQEIANGVVRIAIAEGHYGEIRIVNQSRTRDAVLARFASAARLGDVLDEQRLERATLLMQDASGTTGAKAVVSSGAAPGTSDLAFEIPAAPPLAGSVQIDNYGESSTGTARLVGALQWNNPLGFGDRLTARALTSVTGQTYGDVDYTVPLGGSGLAWGVGYARSTYVVGGQFSSLDAHGSANVVSTFFAYPLLRTNVANVLVTLGVDHKILADDLGAFDTADDRTSDVAQLRLSGNLTSATSFSSFDVSGQQGNLRQRNATPQEVIAQTAGAFSKFVYAFTHTQALGGSTQLYLSVNGQQSSRNLDSAEQISLGGPFAVRAYATGVGAVDEGYVATLELRQSIRQSAVPVLITLIGFLDTGDGTWVVHPYAAGSNHVRLSGAGVGAWLNAPGNYSLKVSYAHTLGYVPSTAGAGHANRVWATLAKSF; translated from the coding sequence ATGCGCGGGCCGGCCCGCCGCATGGCCGCGGCGCATCGCGCCGTGCGCAGGCGCCGGGTCATTGTGGCGCTCGCGGCGTGGCTACCGGCGTGGGCGCCGGAACTGCATGCGCAAGTGAGTCCGAACCTGAGCCCAGGCGCGCTTCCGAATGCCGGAAGCGTGTTGCGCGAACAGCAACAGCAGATTCCGCCGCCACCACCGGCCGGCATCCAATTGCAGATCGCGCCGCAAAGGACGCCGGTTCCGTCCGGGCAGCCGGGCGGGATTCGCTTTGCGGTGAGCGGTTTCGAATTGAGCGGCAACACGGTCATCGCCACCTCGACGCTGCTCGCGCTGGTCCAGGATGAAACCGGTCCAGCGCGCTCGCTCGACGACCTCGACGCCGCCGCCGCGCGCATCACCGCGTACTACCGCGCGCATGGCTATCTGGTTGCGCAGGCCTACGTGCCGCCGCAGGAAATCGCCAACGGCGTGGTGCGGATCGCGATCGCCGAAGGCCACTACGGCGAGATCCGCATCGTCAATCAGTCGCGCACGCGCGACGCGGTGCTGGCGCGTTTCGCGTCGGCGGCGCGGCTGGGCGACGTGCTTGACGAACAGCGTCTCGAACGCGCGACGCTACTGATGCAGGATGCGAGCGGCACCACCGGCGCGAAGGCTGTGGTGTCCTCGGGTGCGGCGCCCGGCACGTCGGATCTAGCTTTCGAGATTCCGGCCGCGCCGCCGCTGGCCGGCAGCGTGCAGATCGATAACTACGGCGAATCGAGCACCGGCACTGCGCGCCTGGTCGGCGCGCTGCAATGGAACAATCCGCTGGGATTCGGCGATCGACTTACCGCGCGCGCGCTGACTTCGGTAACCGGCCAGACCTATGGCGACGTGGACTACACCGTCCCGCTCGGCGGTAGCGGCCTGGCGTGGGGCGTCGGCTACGCGCGCTCCACTTACGTGGTCGGCGGCCAGTTCAGCTCTCTCGACGCGCACGGCAGCGCGAATGTCGTGTCGACCTTTTTCGCCTATCCGCTGCTGCGCACGAACGTGGCGAATGTGCTCGTCACGCTCGGCGTCGATCACAAGATCCTGGCGGACGACCTCGGCGCGTTCGACACAGCCGATGACCGTACCAGCGACGTCGCGCAGCTCAGGCTGTCCGGCAATCTGACCTCGGCGACAAGCTTCAGCAGCTTCGACGTGAGCGGGCAACAAGGCAATCTGCGCCAACGCAACGCCACGCCGCAAGAGGTCATCGCGCAGACGGCCGGCGCCTTCAGCAAGTTTGTCTACGCGTTCACCCACACCCAGGCACTGGGCGGCTCGACTCAGCTTTATCTGTCCGTGAACGGGCAGCAGAGCTCCCGCAATCTCGACTCAGCGGAGCAGATTTCACTCGGCGGCCCGTTTGCGGTTCGCGCGTATGCAACCGGCGTCGGCGCGGTCGACGAAGGCTACGTCGCCACGCTGGAATTGCGGCAGTCAATCCGGCAGTCGGCCGTGCCTGTGCTCATCACGCTGATCGGCTTTCTGGATACGGGCGATGGCACGTGGGTCGTGCACCCGTACGCGGCGGGCTCGAATCACGTGAGGCTGTCAGGGGCGGGCGTCGGTGCTTGGCTGAACGCACCGGGCAACTATTCGTTGAAGGTTTCGTATGCGCACACGCTCGGGTACGTGCCATCCACTGCCGGCGCGGGCCATGCGAACCGCGTCTGGGCCACTCTCGCGAAGTCGTTCTGA
- a CDS encoding FecR family protein — translation MANVTALVGSVAIQSASGAKRLAALGTEIANGDTVETGAASEVVMVFTDHQRVYLKPGSIFRVDEFNYAANDARKDRSFLSLVKGGLRVLDGLVGKEGSADNYRLKTQTSTIGIRGTEYSVTDCSPAVDCEGDQIVVYDGQIVVANAVDKRTVSAGEGLIVPGVSASFRLLPANLVTPVVPSAACR, via the coding sequence GTGGCCAATGTCACGGCGCTGGTGGGCAGTGTCGCGATTCAGTCTGCCAGCGGCGCGAAGCGGCTCGCCGCGCTCGGCACGGAGATCGCCAACGGCGACACCGTCGAAACGGGTGCCGCGTCTGAAGTGGTGATGGTGTTCACGGATCATCAGCGCGTCTACCTGAAGCCGGGTTCGATATTTCGCGTCGACGAATTCAACTACGCGGCGAACGACGCACGCAAGGACCGCAGCTTCCTGTCGCTGGTCAAAGGCGGGTTGCGTGTGCTCGATGGTCTCGTCGGCAAAGAGGGCAGTGCGGACAACTACCGGCTGAAGACGCAGACGTCGACCATCGGCATTCGCGGCACCGAGTATTCGGTTACGGATTGCAGCCCGGCCGTGGATTGCGAAGGCGACCAGATTGTCGTGTACGACGGTCAGATCGTGGTCGCCAATGCCGTCGACAAACGCACTGTGAGCGCCGGAGAAGGATTGATCGTGCCGGGCGTGAGCGCGTCGTTCAGGCTCTTGCCTGCCAATCTTGTGACGCCGGTGGTGCCGTCGGCTGCGTGCCGGTGA